A region from the Palaemon carinicauda isolate YSFRI2023 chromosome 16, ASM3689809v2, whole genome shotgun sequence genome encodes:
- the LOC137655382 gene encoding uncharacterized protein has translation MEEFEEGLKKYKDCHSDYLSQLPVNEHQPEIKRFKDKELSALGFRFQVHKWIATTEASLQDSMDESSLRSRSHKSRRSVNSMASSVKSALIQEKSKLASLLAQRALLEKQTEIAQQQAELKAKEGLLKLDGEIKVARAREKVFQEEVIPSTDKVLNLETPAFVPSHNVHQNKLNVTVPFLPMAPAPESFYQSQQQLAAAMMLPHAEVTKFCGDLLEYASFMLAFNDRFVPHTTSDSNRLYFLNQHLEGKPKSLIAECMSMNASEGYIEAKRLLDKVYGDPYKVSMAYIDKLTKWPQVRSDNSESLQEYALYLVKCNHTMQSLSNMQVLNDSPNLQMVISKLPVYIQNNWLDHVIKLRKQGVCECFTTLVEFVQNAAEAAMDPVFSREALGIVCVFSKAKANRGSSQTKQKSFAVTVQPSNSANQYTRKCQLCSGHHEFEECLQFLHRSVDERREFVKDNGLCFSCLGNNRTSKKCLNRRQCKTCNKRHPTTLHI, from the coding sequence ATGGAGGAGTTTGAAGAAGGGCTAAAGAAGTACAAAGACTGCCACAGTGATTACTTGTCTCAACTACCTGTCAACGAGCACCAGCCAGAAATCAAAAGGTTTAAAGATAAAGAATTGTCTGCCTTAGGATTCAGATTTCAGGTGCATAAATGGATAGCCACAACAGAAGCAAGTTTGCAGGATTCTATGGACgaatcttcactgcggagcaggTCACATAAATCCAGGAGGTCAGTTAATAGTATGGCATCAAGTGTAAAGTCAGCTCTCATACAGGAGAAGTCAAAGTTAGCAAGTTTGCTTGCACAGAGGGCACTGCTTGAGAAACAGACAGAAATAGCCCAACAACAGGCAGAATTAAAAGCCAAGGAAGGTTTGTTAAAGTTGGATGGTGAAATTAAAGTAGCAAGGGCAAGGGAGAAGGTGTTCCAGGAAGAAGTCATTCCATCAACAGACAAAGTTTTAAACCTTGAAACACCAGCATTTGTTCCCAGTCACAATGTGCATCAAAATAAACTCAATGTCACAGTGCCTTTTCTACCCATGGCACCTGCCCCAGAGTCATTCTACCAAAGTCAGCAACAGTTAGCAGCGGCTATGATGCTGCCTCATGCTGAAGTGACCAAGTTTTGTGGTGATCTTCTTGAATATGCATCGTTCATGTTAGCATTTAATGATCGCTTTGTGCCACACACCACATCAGACTCCAACAGGCTCTATTTCTTAAATCAGCATCTAGAAGGAAAGCCTAAGTCCCTCATAGCTGAGTGCATGTCTATGAATGCATCTGAAGGATATATTGAAGCAAAAAGACTTCTGGACAAAGTGTATGGAGATCCATACAAGGTTTCCATGGCATACATAGACAAGCTAACCAAGTGGCCACAAGTGAGAAGTGATAACAGTGAATCTTTGCAGGAATATGCTTTGTATCTTGTGAAATGTAATCATACCATGCAGTCATTGTCAAACATGCAGGTTTTAAATGACTCGCCAAACCTTCAGATGGTGATTTCAAAGCTGccagtgtatattcaaaataacTGGTTGGATCATGTGATAAAGCTCAGGAAGCAAGGTGTTTGTGAGTGTTTCACCACATTAGTGGAATTTGTGCAGAATGCAGCAGAGGCAGCAATGGATCCTGTATTCAGCAGGGAAGCTTTGGGTatagtgtgtgttttttcaaaggcaaaggcaaatcgtGGCTCAAGTCAGACCAAGCAAAAATCGTTCGCAGTTACAGTGCAACCATCAAATTCTGCCAACCAGTATACTAGAAAATGCCAACTCTGTAGTGGTCATCATGAATTTGAGGAGTGCCTTCAATTTCTGCACAGGAGTGTGGATGAAAGACGAGAATTTGTTAAAGACAACGGTCTTTGCTTCAGTTGTTTGGGCAATAACCGCACTTCAAAAAAGTGTCTCAATCGACGGCAGTGCAAGACATGTAATAAAAGGCATCCTACTACTCTGCACATTTAG